The Chryseobacterium indicum genome includes a window with the following:
- a CDS encoding endonuclease V, translating into MIYAFDTYYYDDYAHTVCLAFQDWDSEHETAIFTEKTTITSEYESGAFYKRELPCILSLLHQIDLKEGDIIIIDGYVTLDEEGKIGLGGHLYEALDQKFPVVGIAKNGFNSPDSRRRAVYRGESKTPLFLTAKGADVDEIKRKVEQMHGNFRIPTLLKKLDQLSRS; encoded by the coding sequence ATGATTTACGCTTTCGATACGTATTATTACGATGACTACGCCCATACAGTTTGTTTAGCCTTTCAGGATTGGGATTCTGAACATGAAACAGCAATTTTCACAGAGAAAACAACAATTACCTCAGAGTACGAAAGCGGAGCCTTTTATAAAAGAGAATTACCTTGTATTCTGAGTCTTTTACATCAAATAGACCTTAAAGAAGGTGATATTATCATTATAGATGGCTACGTAACTTTAGATGAAGAAGGAAAAATAGGACTTGGAGGACATCTTTATGAAGCTTTAGACCAAAAATTTCCGGTGGTCGGAATTGCAAAGAACGGTTTTAATAGTCCCGATTCACGAAGAAGAGCAGTTTATCGCGGAGAAAGTAAGACTCCCTTATTTCTGACTGCAAAAGGAGCAGATGTAGATGAAATTAAACGAAAAGTCGAACAGATGCACGGAAATTTCAGAATTCCGACATTGCTTAAAAAATTAGATCAGCTTTCCCGAAGTTAA
- a CDS encoding glyoxalase: MEQNIKSMRPFIGSENFETSRSFYRDLGFEEVILNAKMSLFKWNENAFYLQDAYVKDWIDNTMLFVEVEDTDKFYQELISLHLTEKYEKVRILPVRTMDWGKECFVHDPCGILWHFGEFF, from the coding sequence ATGGAACAGAATATAAAATCAATGCGTCCTTTTATAGGCTCTGAAAACTTTGAAACCAGCAGGAGTTTCTACCGTGATCTGGGTTTTGAAGAAGTGATTCTGAATGCTAAAATGTCTCTGTTCAAATGGAATGAGAACGCTTTTTATCTTCAGGATGCCTATGTAAAAGACTGGATTGATAACACCATGCTTTTTGTAGAAGTTGAAGATACAGACAAATTTTATCAGGAATTGATCAGTTTGCATCTTACTGAAAAATATGAAAAAGTAAGAATATTGCCCGTAAGAACGATGGACTGGGGCAAAGAATGTTTTGTGCATGATCCTTGTGGAATTCTATGGCATTTCGGAGAATTTTTCTAA
- a CDS encoding ClpXP adapter SpxH family protein, translating into MENRSTNPLLCDPATGVCEVPGEKFEIGNIDVMTDEKPVKVIYFTDPICSSCWGIEPQLRKLKLEYGDNIDIEYRMGGLLPDWSYNSGGISKPSDVAHHWDEVSLYYDMPIDGDIWLQDPLDSSYPPSIAFKAAQMQDREKALDFLRELREMVFLKKKNIAKWEHMVTAAKKAGLNTDQLKKDFEGRAKELFQEDLKLAREMGVRGFPTMFFTNDAGKREIVYGSKPYAFYETAVLRVNSDTKKSEYSKNWENLFEKYNSLSAKEFSELSGTPRKESERLLNELSDKGILEKLTTKNGSMWTLKS; encoded by the coding sequence ATGGAAAACAGATCTACAAATCCTCTATTATGCGATCCTGCGACAGGAGTTTGTGAAGTTCCCGGAGAAAAGTTTGAAATTGGGAATATTGATGTAATGACTGACGAAAAACCTGTAAAAGTTATTTATTTTACAGACCCAATCTGCTCTTCATGCTGGGGAATTGAGCCTCAGCTGAGAAAATTAAAACTGGAATACGGAGATAACATAGATATAGAATACAGAATGGGAGGGCTTCTTCCGGACTGGAGCTATAACAGCGGAGGAATCAGCAAACCTTCCGATGTTGCGCATCATTGGGATGAAGTAAGTCTTTATTACGATATGCCTATCGACGGCGATATATGGCTGCAGGATCCGCTGGATTCTTCTTATCCGCCTTCTATCGCTTTTAAAGCTGCGCAGATGCAGGACAGAGAAAAAGCACTGGATTTCCTGAGAGAGCTTCGTGAAATGGTATTTTTGAAGAAAAAAAATATTGCAAAATGGGAGCATATGGTAACCGCAGCAAAAAAAGCAGGATTAAATACAGATCAGCTGAAAAAAGACTTTGAAGGAAGAGCAAAAGAGCTTTTTCAGGAAGATCTGAAGCTGGCAAGAGAGATGGGAGTTCGCGGTTTTCCTACGATGTTTTTTACTAATGATGCAGGAAAAAGAGAAATTGTGTACGGTTCTAAACCTTACGCATTCTATGAAACGGCTGTTCTGCGAGTGAATTCGGACACCAAAAAATCTGAGTACTCTAAAAACTGGGAGAATCTTTTTGAAAAGTATAATTCGCTTTCTGCAAAGGAATTTTCAGAATTATCGGGAACTCCCAGAAAGGAAAGTGAAAGACTGTTAAACGAGCTTTCAGATAAAGGAATATTAGAAAAGCTGACCACCAAAAACGGTTCTATGTGGACCCTTAAATCATAA
- a CDS encoding GNAT family N-acetyltransferase, translating to MQIREAELRDIPQIQIVRNSVKENTLSDPNLVTDQDCEDFLFNRGKGWVCEDNNRITGFGIIDMKEKSIWALFVHPEFENQGIGRKLHDTMLNWYFDQTNEKIWLSTSPNTRAEIFYRKSGWTENGIHGKNEIKFEMTYNYWKNR from the coding sequence ATGCAAATTCGTGAAGCTGAACTGAGAGATATTCCGCAGATCCAAATCGTAAGAAATTCGGTTAAAGAAAACACGTTATCTGATCCCAATCTAGTGACAGATCAGGACTGTGAGGATTTTCTCTTCAACAGAGGGAAAGGCTGGGTTTGTGAAGATAATAACAGAATTACAGGATTTGGAATTATAGATATGAAAGAGAAAAGCATCTGGGCACTTTTTGTTCATCCGGAATTTGAGAATCAAGGAATCGGGAGAAAACTTCACGATACCATGCTGAATTGGTATTTTGATCAGACGAACGAGAAAATCTGGCTTAGTACCTCTCCAAATACAAGAGCGGAGATATTCTACAGAAAATCAGGATGGACAGAAAACGGAATTCACGGAAAGAATGAAATAAAATTTGAAATGACTTATAATTACTGGAAAAACAGATAA
- a CDS encoding winged helix-turn-helix transcriptional regulator, with product MKKEANLNITPICKNRMNAIKDSMEILSGKWKFHILGTLMQSEKMRFMDLLREIDGIAAKMLSKELQDMEINHLIKRTVLDTKPVTVEYEITEYGKTIEPIIDEIAKWGIEYRKSLYQKTDK from the coding sequence ATGAAAAAAGAAGCTAACCTGAACATCACTCCTATCTGTAAAAACCGTATGAACGCAATCAAAGATTCAATGGAAATTTTATCCGGAAAATGGAAATTTCATATTCTCGGAACTTTAATGCAGAGCGAAAAAATGCGTTTTATGGATCTTTTAAGAGAAATTGACGGTATTGCAGCCAAAATGCTTTCAAAAGAACTTCAGGATATGGAAATCAATCATCTGATCAAGCGTACTGTTTTAGACACAAAACCTGTAACTGTGGAATATGAAATCACAGAATACGGAAAAACTATCGAACCGATTATTGATGAGATTGCCAAATGGGGAATTGAGTACAGGAAATCTTTATATCAAAAAACCGACAAATAG